From the Helicobacter mustelae genome, the window GCCAAAATGCTCCTAGAACACTTTGGAATCTTTACGCAGAGTGGAATCTATGCCATCGGGGAGATTGGCGCAGAAAATATTCATTTCCATCATGCACAAAAAAGCCCCATCTATGCGCTAGATCCCGCCAAAGAAGAAGCACAAAAAAAATGCATCATGGATGCCAAAAATGCTCATGATAGCATCGGTGGAGTGGCCTTAATCCGCGCTTATGGGAGCATCCCCATAGGGCTTGGTGAAGGGCTTTATCACAAATTAGATGCTGCCATTGGAGGCTTGTTGATGGGATTAAATGGCGTGAAAGCCATTGAGATTGGTGCGGGGGTGCAAAGTGCTAGGATGCGCGGTAGCCAAAACAATGATGCAATGGATGCTAAAGGATTTTTGAGCAATCATCATGGCGGGATTCTAGGAGGCATGAGCAGTGGCGAGGAAATCCTAATCAAAGTGCATTTCAAGCCAACTCCCAGCATTTTTCTCACGCAACAAAGCAAAGATGTCCTAGGGAATCCCACAAATCTCAACATCAAAGGCAGGCATGATCCCTGCATTGCTGTGCGCGGCAGCGTGGTATGCGAGCATCTCCTCTCTCTGGTGCTTGCAGATATGTTACTGCTAAACACCCACTCCACGATGCAAAATCTAGAAAAAATCTATTTTTGAGATTTTTAGTCAGGATTTTTGCATTTCTCTAGCGCTTTTGACTGGATTTTGGCAAAACACCTGCCAAAATCCTTGCCTTACCACAGTGCTTCCAAAAGCCTCTCTTTCCAGGTTTCTTTTTTAAATTTTTTCGAAATTTCTTGGCGCAAAAATTGCAATGACTAGGCGCATCAGCATAATTTTTGGTATACTTTCAAACAAGGTGCCATTGCGCTGGATGCATTGAATCTAGGAGGATTTGTCAGGATTCTATCCTAGCGTTGTCTGATGAAAATCAGAAAAACATTCATAAAAATCACCAAATTCAGGAAGGAAGGCTTATGAAAAAATTTCTCTTTTTTGTTATGGCAATGTCCCTTTGCATACTAAGGGCTTCACAAGAAAATATGCAATCTGAAGACCCTTATGCTAACCCACAGCCAGCAACGCCATATGAGGAGCCCTTCACCACACCTAGACGAGAAGCTCCTGCATCAGATGACTACTCCAATGGCGTTGAGCTCACAGGGCCAAATTCCAATCAAAACTCCGAGCAAAATGCAAACTCTGATCAAAACTCAGAACAAAACCAAAATTCAGATCAAAA encodes:
- the aroC gene encoding chorismate synthase, whose protein sequence is MNTFGKQLRVTTFGESHGVGIGCVVDGLPSGLKIDMQRIHQELERRKGGRNLYSTQRKEGDHVEILSGVFEGVSTGTPLAMLIYNQDQKSSHYENLKNVFRPGHADFTYFHKYGIRDHRGGGRSSARESAARVCAGSIAKMLLEHFGIFTQSGIYAIGEIGAENIHFHHAQKSPIYALDPAKEEAQKKCIMDAKNAHDSIGGVALIRAYGSIPIGLGEGLYHKLDAAIGGLLMGLNGVKAIEIGAGVQSARMRGSQNNDAMDAKGFLSNHHGGILGGMSSGEEILIKVHFKPTPSIFLTQQSKDVLGNPTNLNIKGRHDPCIAVRGSVVCEHLLSLVLADMLLLNTHSTMQNLEKIYF